In Indicator indicator isolate 239-I01 chromosome 29, UM_Iind_1.1, whole genome shotgun sequence, the following are encoded in one genomic region:
- the MMD gene encoding monocyte to macrophage differentiation factor, whose translation MRRLPERFRRFMNHPAPANSRYKPTCYEHAANCYTHALLIVPAIVGSALLHRLSDDGWQQLTAWMYGLGLCALFSVSTVFHIVSWKKSHLRTMEHCFHMCDRMMIYIFIAASYAPWLNLRELGPLASHMRWFIWLMAAGGTIYVFLYHEKYKIVELFFYLAMGFSPALVVTSMTNTDGLQEVAWGGLIYCLGVVFFKSDGVIPFAHAIWHLFVATAAAVHYYAIWKYLYRSPADIIRHL comes from the exons ATGCGGCGGCTCCCGGAGAGGTTCAGGAG GTTCATGAACCACCCAGCTCCAGCAAACAGCCGCTACAAGCCCACCTGCTACGAGCATGCTGCTAACTGCTACACACATGCA CTGCTGATTGTGCCTGCCATCGTgggcagtgccctcctgcaccGGCTGTCGGACGacggctggcagcagctgacagcCTGGATGTACGGCCTGGGGCTCTGCGCCCTCTTCAGCGTCTCCACAGTGTTCCACATCGTCTCCTGGAAGAAGAGCCACCTCAG GACAATGGAGCATTGCTTTCACATGTGTGACAGAATGATGATCTACATCTTCATTGCAGCATCCTATGCACCATG GTTAAATCTGCGTGAGCTGGGCCCTCTGGCGTCTCACATGCGTTGGTTTATCTGGCTGATGGCTGCTGGGGGCACCATTTATGTCTTCCTCTACCATGAAAA GTATAAGATCGTCGAGCTCTTTTTCTACTTGGCCATGGGAttttctcctgctctggtggTGACATCCATG ACCAACACGGATGGCCTGCAGGAGGTGGCCTGGGGAGGTTTGATCTATTGCCTGGGGGTGGTGTTCTTCAAGAGTGATGGAGTCATCCCCTTTGCCCATGCCATCTGGCACCTCTTCgtggccacagcagctgctgtccacTACTATGCCATCTGGAAGTATCTGTACAGGAGTCCTGCAGACATCATTCGTCACCTGTGA